In a single window of the Gossypium hirsutum isolate 1008001.06 chromosome D02, Gossypium_hirsutum_v2.1, whole genome shotgun sequence genome:
- the LOC107908973 gene encoding 3-hydroxy-3-methylglutaryl-coenzyme A reductase 1-like produces MEAHRLSSTKPVQSLKPTKKIPLEEDTGKASDALPLPLYLTNALFFTLFFSVVYFLLSRWREKIRTSTPLHVVTFSEIIAILSFFASFIYLLGFFGIDFVQSLVFQPSPDVWIAEEVDDEVLLAKEEARKVPCGQALDCSLPPLPPAAPIVTVQKVFDEKPVTVLTEEDEEIIKSVVAGTTPSYSLESKLGDCKRAAAIRREALQRLTGKSLSGLPLDGFDYESILGQCCEMPVGYVQIPVGIAGPLLVNGREYSVPMATTEGCLVASTNRGCKAIHLSGGATSVLLKDGMTRAPCVRFGTAKRAADLKLYLEDPDNFETLSVVFNRSSRFGRLQGIKCAIAGKNLYIRFTCSTGDAMGMNMVSKGVQNVLDFLQTDFPDMDVIGISGNYCSDKKPAAVNWIEGRGKSVVCEATIKGDVVRKVLKTSVESLVELNMLKNLTGSAMAGALGGFNAHASNIVAAIYIATGQDPAQNVESSHCITMMEAVNDGKDLHISVTMPSIEVGTVGGGTQLASQSACLNLLGVKGASKETPGANSRTLATIVASAVLAGELSLMSAISAGQLVRSHMKYNRSSKDVSKAT; encoded by the exons ATGGAGGCTCACCGGCTATCTTCTACTAAACCTGTTCAATCTCTCAAGCCAACGAAAAAGATTCCTTTAGAGGAAGATACCGGTAAAGCCTCCGACGCACTGCCGCTTCCCTTGTACCTAACGAACGCCCTGTTCTTCACCCTCTTCTTCTCGGTggtttattttcttctttcccGTTGGCGTGAGAAGATCCGTACCTCCACACCTCTCCATGTCGTCACCTTTTCCGAGATCATCGCCATTCTCTCATTTTTCGCGTCCTTTATTTACCTTTTGGGTTTCTTTGGAATTGACTTCGTTCAATCTTTGGTTTTCCAACCATCGCCTGACGTTTGGATTGCCGAGGAAGTGGATGATGAAGTTCTGCTTGCAAAGGAAGAAGCCCGTAAGGTCCCTTGCGGGCAAGCTCTCGATTGTTCGCTTCCGCCTCTGCCTCCTGCGGCACCAATCGTGACCGTTCAGAAGGTGTTCGATGAAAAGCCTGTGACGGTACTAAcggaggaagatgaagaaataaTTAAATCTGTAGTGGCTGGTACAACCCCTTCGTATTCCTTGGAATCGAAATTGGGTGATTGCAAGAGGGCGGCTGCAATCAGGCGGGAAGCGTTGCAAAGATTAACAGGGAAGTCGTTATCTGGATTGCCCTTGGATGGGTTTGATTACGAGTCGATTTTAGGGCAGTGTTGTGAGATGCCGGTTGGCTACGTGCAAATTCCCGTTGGAATTGCCGGGCCTTTGTTGGTTAATGGAAGAGAGTACTCGGTTCCTATGGCAACCACGGAAGGGTGCTTGGTGGCTAGCACTAATAGGGGCTGTAAGGCTATTCATTTGTCTGGTGGAGCTACAAGTGTTCTATTGAAAGATGGTATGACAAGAGCTCCATGTGTAAGGTTCGGTACTGCGAAAAGGGCAGCTGATTTGAAGTTGTATTTGGAGGACCCTGATAATTTCGAGACCTTGTCTGTTGTTTTCAACAG ATCAAGTAGATTTGGCAGGCTCCAGGGTATCAAATGTGCAATTGCTGGAAAGAATCTGTATATTAGATTCACTTGCAGTACAGGTGATGCTATGGGGATGAACATGGTTTCCAAGGGAGTGCAAAACGTTTTGGATTTCCTTCAAACTGATTTCCCTGACATGGATGTCATTGGCATCTCTG GAAACTATTGTTCCGACAAAAAACCGGCTGCGGTAAATTGGATTGAAGGACGAGGCAAATCTGTTGTCTGTGAAGCCACCATTAAGGGTGATGTGGTTAGGAAGGTCTTGAAGACAAGTGTGGAATCTCTCGTTGAGCTTAACATGCTGAAGAACCTTACTGGATCAGCTATGGCTGGAGCTCTGGGTGGATTTAACGCTCACGCCAGTAACATCGTTGCTGCAATCTACATAGCTACCGGCCAAGATCCGGCTCAAAACGTCGAGAGCTCGCATTGCATCACGATGATGGAAGCTGTTAATGATGGCAAGGATCTCCACATCTCTGTCACAATGCCTTCCATCGAG GTTGGGACTGTTGGTGGTGGAACTCAGCTTGCATCTCAATCAGCCTGTTTGAACTTACTTGGAGTGAAGGGTGCAAGCAAAGAGACACCGGGAGCAAACTCTAGGACGCTGGCAACCATTGTAGCGTCTGCTGTTCTTGCCGGGGAGCTGTCGCTTATGTCTGCAATTTCAGCAGGACAACTAGTTAGGAGCCATATGAAGTACAATAGGTCAAGTAAGGATGTCTCCAAGGCAACGTAA